One genomic window of Acidobacteriota bacterium includes the following:
- a CDS encoding HAD family hydrolase, with translation MTKALLFDLDDTLYAERQFVRSGFSAVAAEVERRFGVPRRDALATLVGALRRGNRNRALQELCARHLLPGGIVPDLVDTIRAHVPSLRLPEKTLATLQAARDAGWRLGVVTNGFPAVQARKAAALGLGRLVDAIVYASEWGTGTGKPERAVFEVALAKVGARAPHSVFVGDDPRCDVFGAQQAGLRAILLCRHARREHLAACAPDAVILGLDEVIRTAADLLSTEVANAA, from the coding sequence GTGACCAAGGCGCTCCTGTTCGACCTCGACGACACGTTGTATGCCGAGCGTCAGTTCGTTCGCAGCGGCTTCAGCGCGGTCGCCGCCGAGGTCGAACGGCGTTTCGGCGTACCACGCCGCGACGCACTTGCGACGCTGGTCGGCGCGCTTCGGCGCGGGAACCGCAATCGCGCGCTGCAGGAACTCTGCGCGCGCCACCTGCTTCCCGGCGGCATCGTGCCAGATCTGGTCGACACGATTCGTGCGCACGTGCCGTCTCTTCGGCTGCCTGAAAAGACACTGGCGACGCTGCAGGCGGCACGCGACGCTGGTTGGCGGTTGGGAGTGGTCACCAACGGATTCCCTGCCGTGCAGGCCCGCAAGGCAGCCGCGCTCGGGCTGGGACGCCTGGTGGATGCCATCGTCTACGCCAGTGAGTGGGGAACAGGCACAGGCAAACCCGAGCGTGCGGTATTCGAGGTCGCGCTGGCGAAAGTCGGCGCGCGTGCGCCGCACAGCGTGTTTGTGGGCGACGACCCGCGATGCGACGTGTTTGGCGCACAACAGGCTGGCCTGAGGGCGATCCTGCTGTGCCGGCATGCCAGGCGCGAACACCTCGCGGCATGTGCGCCCGACGCAGTCATCCTCGGGCTAGACGAAGTCATCAGAACGGCGGCGGATCTGCTCTCTACGGAGGTGGCGAATGCTGCGTGA